One genomic window of Nocardioides daphniae includes the following:
- a CDS encoding GNAT family N-acetyltransferase codes for MTTSTCSSSGSRTRERSRFHPTRPDAGDREAFDAHHRRIRDNPETTLLAVETDGELAGTIGSYPMEGDIEVTYWIDPARWGRGIASAALAEFLAVERRRPLSARVAEHNHGSIAVLQRAGFVRVGEETSYADGVGRDVVELVHRLD; via the coding sequence CTGACGACCTCGACCTGCTCTTCGTCTGGGAGCAGGACCCGCGAGCGGTCGAGATTTCACCCGACCCGACCCGACGCGGGCGACCGGGAGGCCTTCGACGCCCACCACCGGCGGATCCGCGACAACCCGGAGACCACGCTGCTGGCCGTCGAGACCGACGGGGAGCTCGCCGGCACCATCGGGAGCTATCCGATGGAGGGCGACATCGAGGTGACCTACTGGATCGACCCCGCCCGCTGGGGCCGCGGGATCGCGTCGGCTGCGCTCGCCGAGTTCCTGGCCGTCGAGCGTCGGCGTCCGTTGTCGGCGCGGGTCGCCGAGCACAACCACGGCTCGATCGCCGTGCTGCAGCGCGCGGGCTTCGTCCGCGTCGGGGAGGAGACGTCGTACGCCGACGGCGTGGGCCGTGACGTGGTCGAGCTCGTCCACCGCCTCGACTGA